The Osmerus eperlanus chromosome 20, fOsmEpe2.1, whole genome shotgun sequence DNA segment ACACATCACTCTGGAGAAAAACGTCTGTTGATGGATAATAATTATAAAAAGTTCAATGTCGACCCCTCtgttggagcaggcaccatgAAAGATGTGACAAGAATGCCAACATCCTTCTGGGatgtttgtaaatgtaaatgactaaatgtaaatgtttattctACAGTGGTTCGCAGCGGCCATCTTGACTTACCGGTGTGCCAGACATACTGCACCCACACGTAGGTGCTGGCAGCGAAAAACAGCCATTGGACGGGGATGAAGAGCAGGCAGATGATGTCTGACGTgaacgccacacacacaaagaaaactgAGAACGcctggagaagggagagaagggggaggaggtgggaggaggggaaagaggtgggaggaggtggaaggaggtgggaggagggggaggaggtgagaggaggggaaggaggtgggaggaggggaagtgagagagagacaaagagagggaaagatataTAATATAAAACTTGATCTCATAACTCTACCAGGTGTTGTGTACTCTAGTGTGAAGTTTTACTGACGCTCTGAGAGTCAACGGACACCCACCCAGGGTTTGAGGGAAccataaacacaccacacacacacacataccagcccCTGGTATCTGAAGGAGTCGTAGACACTGCGGATGAAGAGCCAAAATGGCCACAGGTACTCAAACCTGAACTCCAGAACAAAGTCTGCCAGAAGCACCAACACCCACACCACCAAGAACTTCAGGTACAGAAACgtgctggggaaggagagagggagggggacagaaaaCATATATCTGGACTTAAGATGTGAGGGATTAAGATAAAAACATTTTTGCACAACAGCTGTGTTTACAGGTGAGACATCTCTGATCCAGACAGTGTTAGTTTGACCTCCACTCTGACCAGCTATGTATGGATGACAGAAGATGAGCTTTGTTCATTGGTTTGGTAGAAATTATTGTCGTTCACTTGTCCAGTAGCACTGACGGCTTCAATAACGACAGGTCATTTAAAACATGAGTTTACCGAATTCAGACATGTCTTGACTTGACCCTTGTGGCTTTCCCCCTTCACGAGCCTAGTCGAGTTAAAAAATGAGCACCAAATTCAAAGTAAGCCGGTTGGCTTTTCAACACATCAACATTACAATCATCCTTCTTCGGCTCTCGTAGAAGAAAAAttaaaatgtacacagaaagcaTTTCACCACATTGAATTGTATGATACACTGGCTGTTTACAGTTGACCGTTTCAATTTGCACAGACATGTTTTGCCAAAGCTGTGAACATTTTGGGCACAAATCTGTCGAGATGTCAGCTGTGAAGAGAGGCCTCATGTGGAAACTCAACACCGACTAAACAAAACTGACAGAAATAGACAGctacctagcttgctagcttgcaGCTGGGTAGCAACAAGGTTGCATATCTGTCAGACGCTAAAAAAAAAATCGAATACAGAGAGGCGCCATTGTTGCACGACAACTACGTTCTCGGAGCTCCGTTTATCTGTACCTGCTATATATACCCTCGCTGATTCGGTTCCGTTTTAACGGCCGTCGGAGTTTGCTGCAGTCCGCATTGCGCCGCTTCATTCTCCACCTCTTGATTCAGTCTTATTATCAGCCCGGTAAATATTGAGAGAGTCTCATACGATCGACCAGGTATGTACATGTCTTCAGATAGCCACCATTGTTGTTGATTTTTGCACATGAAacaaagaaataaataaaaacactgaGGAATGCCCCTCCCCTTTCACAAGACGCTGTCAAACGCCAATAACGCCATGACGTCACACGGACGTTTACAACGCTGAAAAAATGGCTGCCTAGTAGTCGACAAGAAATTTAccagattcttttttttaatgttatGACTACAAATTGAAAGGTACGTTCTGCGAAGTTTATATAGCTAGCTAAGTACATTCGTGTATACATTGTAGTGTGTCTATAATACTGTCACCTCTGGCATTTTATATACGGAATAATTAACTTGAATCTTACTACAACTTAGTCCCATGCTTGTTTAGCCACGTTTGTTATAGCTAAAAACTTCACACATGATGTATTTCTAGTTTCTTAGCTATCTACTATATAGTTAACAATTCATCCTGTCGACCGTAAAGAACGTGCAGTGAACATTTGTCCTAAATTGATGGTGATGAAATATAAAGCACCGCTATTACATGTACATGCGTATGCTTTGTAGCAGTTATAGGAATTCTTGAAATGATATATAACTACCGAACTGGTGATGCCTCTTGTGTCCTTTGGTGCGTTTTAGAGTAGGCTTACATTAATTGACCCACTCAaacaaaatgaacaaataaCCTTATTAAGAACTATGTTTATGCTTGTATATACATTTTGTTTATAAAATATGTGTATTTGAGCATTGGATTTTACTTCATTATTGTATCACATATTAGTGATACCTAATACCTATTAGTCTCTGCTGCTGAAACACAGATTTCCCCATGTGAGTCTTACCTCTTGTCTTATTAATCCACAGATGTCGTCCTCCAAAGAACAAGCTAAAGAAAGCAAGAAGTTGCCAGGTGTTCTGAACCTGAACAATGAGgtggtgaggatgaggaaggaggtgaagaggCTCAGGGCGCTTGTCATCAGGAAGATGACCCGGCAGATCGCAGccttgaagaagaagaagggaacCGTGGAGGACCTGGAGAGGAACAGAAGAAGAGTCGAAAGGCTGCTGGAAGAAATCCACCAGATGAAAGACCTCAAACCAGACCAGGTGAATGCTGCTTCCTACTGtagacagtcagtcagagagGGTTTGTCGGATAATTACGCTTGCTTCTGTATAAAACTGCATGAGTATGATCAGCTTTAGCTGTTGGTGAcctgtcggagaaatttagaatgtaaggttatattctgaaaatactggtgctagcattcctttgtcagtagagagccctctccccacatgacctatagatgacactaggcttacgtaaacaaactgacctaggttgaccattatcatactagaggtgcaataaaccttatctgtgttgagtgaatcatatggtcaagcctagggtcggagaactctgtaagtttccacgcgcactctgtctctgggatcgatcatattgacagctgatatgcaggggaggagacttctcaccaataaatggtcttacctgaagacttgtgaaccagacaaactttgtagcacaatggcgtgtgatgtttttgtctccttgtgggccgggcgtaggcaataaagctttcttaaacttgttcaccgactgactgtgcaatgcttgatagattaatatttctgacagacCCCTGCGTGGCTCtcggttgatgatgatgatgttgtgtgTTTACCAGGTCACCAAAGCTGCCCTGCAGAAGAACCTGAGCTTTGAAAAGGTTTGCAAAAACCCCACGTCCACGCTGTGTGAGCGAGCCACAGCACGCATCGCATCTCACCCGCAGTTCAGCAAGAAGATAGACGCCATCAAAGCTGCTGTTAAGGCCTTcaaagaggagagggtgaaggcAGCAGGAAAGCAGACAGGGAGGAATGAAAAGCAGCCTGACATGTCAAAAAGCCAGTCGAAGGACTGTGATGCAGAAAAACTAAAAGGCGTGGAGAACCaggtggtggaggtgaaggaggttgtggtacaggaggaggaggagaaacatgACAAGGAGCAGGTAGAATGCAAGGAGAataaggaggagatggaggatgagaaggtggtggagggagaggaggagaaggtgatggaggtagaggaggaggaggatgagaaggttgtggaggtagaggaggaggagggtgagaaggtgatggaggtagaggaggaggaggatgagaaggtggtggaggtagaggaggatgagaaggtggtggagggagaggaggagaaggggaagcatgcagctggagaagatggaattaaagagagtgagaatgcagctggagaagaagcttcTGAAACAGCAGAGAAAACAAGCCCTGCTAAAACTGGCACTCAGGTCAAGGTGTTGACAGAGACTATGGCTTGCAAACTCATGACAGTGCAGAACCCAGACACACATAGTCTCCCACAACAAAACAAGGTCAAACAGACAACCGGCTCACAGAAGAGACCCAGCCTCAAACCAGACAAGACCGAGACAGAGGCTCAGAacacgggggaggaggaggacaacagGAGCCAAGAGGAGAGTGACTTGGAGTTGTCTGCcggtgaggaggagaaagagtacTTTGACGACAGCACAGAGGAGCGTTTCCGTAAGCAGTCCTCCCAGTCAGAGGAAAGTGAAGACGACGACTTCTTCCTAGGAAAGGTCCAGAAGttcaagaagaagaggagcagCTCTGCCCTCCAGGGAGTTAGTGTGAGCAAGACTGAGCCAGGAACACACTCCACCTGTCCCCCTCACGCCTCAGACCACAACCAGGCAGAGCTTGACGAACTTGAATCCAGGCTTAACTCCAGAGCCACCAAGATGAAGTCAGTCTTctgttcctccctgtcctctgggtccagaaggggaggagggaggggaggatcaggggggaggggagggagtcgGGGAAGGGGcagaggagtaggctttcagaATCAAACCCAGGAAGGAGGAGCCTCAAGATTTCAGAAGCAGggtagaggagcagagaggacacCCGCCCTCCCCAAGTTCAGCCGTAACCACGGAGACACAGGTCATCAGTCACACGACAGCAGCTCTgtcgggagggggaggggccgggggcGAGGAGGTGTCTCTAGGCAACAGGGCGGCAGGGGTTCTTCCCATCATGTACCTGAGCAGGCACTGCATCCGTCATGGGAggcgagcaggaagaggaagttgCAGGGCAGCCAGATCCAGGTCTTCCAGGGGAAGAAAATCACATT contains these protein-coding regions:
- the srfbp1 gene encoding serum response factor-binding protein 1 isoform X2, which codes for MSSSKEQAKESKKLPGVLNLNNEVVRMRKEVKRLRALVIRKMTRQIAALKKKKGTVEDLERNRRRVERLLEEIHQMKDLKPDQVTKAALQKNLSFEKVCKNPTSTLCERATARIASHPQFSKKIDAIKAAVKAFKEERVKAAGKQTGRNEKQPDMSKSQSKDCDAEKLKGVENQVVEVKEVVVQEEEEKHDKEQVECKENKEEMEDEKVMEVEEEEDEKVVEVEEDEKVNAAGEEASETAEKTSPAKTGTQVKVLTETMACKLMTVQNPDTHSLPQQNKVKQTTGSQKRPSLKPDKTETEAQNTGEEEDNRSQEESDLELSAGEEEKEYFDDSTEERFRKQSSQSEESEDDDFFLGKVQKFKKKRSSSALQGVSVSKTEPGTHSTCPPHASDHNQAELDELESRLNSRATKMKSVFCSSLSSGSRRGGGRGGSGGRGGSRGRGRGVGFQNQTQEGGASRFQKQGRGAERTPALPKFSRNHGDTGHQSHDSSSVGRGRGRGRGGVSRQQGGRGSSHHVPEQALHPSWEASRKRKLQGSQIQVFQGKKITFDD
- the srfbp1 gene encoding serum response factor-binding protein 1 isoform X1; the encoded protein is MSSSKEQAKESKKLPGVLNLNNEVVRMRKEVKRLRALVIRKMTRQIAALKKKKGTVEDLERNRRRVERLLEEIHQMKDLKPDQVTKAALQKNLSFEKVCKNPTSTLCERATARIASHPQFSKKIDAIKAAVKAFKEERVKAAGKQTGRNEKQPDMSKSQSKDCDAEKLKGVENQVVEVKEVVVQEEEEKHDKEQVECKENKEEMEDEKVMEVEEEEDEKVVEVEEDEKVVEGEEEKGKHAAGEDGIKESENAAGEEASETAEKTSPAKTGTQVKVLTETMACKLMTVQNPDTHSLPQQNKVKQTTGSQKRPSLKPDKTETEAQNTGEEEDNRSQEESDLELSAGEEEKEYFDDSTEERFRKQSSQSEESEDDDFFLGKVQKFKKKRSSSALQGVSVSKTEPGTHSTCPPHASDHNQAELDELESRLNSRATKMKSVFCSSLSSGSRRGGGRGGSGGRGGSRGRGRGVGFQNQTQEGGASRFQKQGRGAERTPALPKFSRNHGDTGHQSHDSSSVGRGRGRGRGGVSRQQGGRGSSHHVPEQALHPSWEASRKRKLQGSQIQVFQGKKITFDD
- the srfbp1 gene encoding serum response factor-binding protein 1 isoform X3; this encodes MSSSKEQAKESKKLPGVLNLNNEVVRMRKEVKRLRALVIRKMTRQIAALKKKKGTVEDLERNRRRVERLLEEIHQMKDLKPDQVTKAALQKNLSFEKVCKNPTSTLCERATARIASHPQFSKKIDAIKAAVKAFKEERVKAAGKQTGRNEKQPDMSKSQSKDCDAEKLKGVENQVVEVKEVVVQEEEEKHDKEQVECKENKEEMEDEKVVEGEEEKSENAAGEEASETAEKTSPAKTGTQVKVLTETMACKLMTVQNPDTHSLPQQNKVKQTTGSQKRPSLKPDKTETEAQNTGEEEDNRSQEESDLELSAGEEEKEYFDDSTEERFRKQSSQSEESEDDDFFLGKVQKFKKKRSSSALQGVSVSKTEPGTHSTCPPHASDHNQAELDELESRLNSRATKMKSVFCSSLSSGSRRGGGRGGSGGRGGSRGRGRGVGFQNQTQEGGASRFQKQGRGAERTPALPKFSRNHGDTGHQSHDSSSVGRGRGRGRGGVSRQQGGRGSSHHVPEQALHPSWEASRKRKLQGSQIQVFQGKKITFDD